The Actinocatenispora sera genome has a window encoding:
- a CDS encoding ABC transporter permease — protein sequence MLRVELTTQLLRIRTLIALACLAAVPVAAGVATAGNAGHRNGGNAGLFGAASYSALNHAVASLAFLEPLLLPVVVALLGSAIGAADRDWGTLRYLYMAPVSRRRLLTGKLAALGVATTAATLCVPLAGLLAGLVLFGWHGFHVIGAADLTAGETAVRVSVACGYNVLCMLSVATIAFALGILLPRGAEALGAAVAFVIAASILHGTTVLRSVQEVLPVHYWQLWTPLFDRAGAAHLGTGVLVQLGTIVVAVCVALLALLRRDPAA from the coding sequence GTGCTGCGCGTTGAACTGACCACCCAGCTGCTGCGGATCCGTACCCTGATCGCGCTGGCCTGCCTCGCCGCCGTACCCGTCGCGGCCGGTGTGGCGACCGCCGGCAACGCCGGGCACCGCAACGGCGGCAACGCCGGGCTGTTCGGCGCGGCCAGCTACTCCGCGCTCAACCACGCCGTCGCCAGCCTCGCGTTCCTGGAACCGCTGCTGCTGCCGGTCGTGGTGGCGCTGCTGGGCAGCGCGATCGGCGCCGCCGACCGGGACTGGGGGACGCTGCGCTACCTGTACATGGCGCCGGTGAGCCGGCGGCGGCTGCTCACCGGCAAGCTCGCGGCGCTCGGCGTCGCGACCACCGCGGCGACGCTGTGCGTACCGCTGGCCGGGTTGCTGGCCGGCCTCGTGCTCTTCGGCTGGCACGGGTTCCACGTCATCGGCGCGGCCGACCTCACCGCCGGCGAGACCGCGGTACGGGTGTCGGTCGCGTGCGGCTACAACGTGCTGTGCATGCTGAGCGTCGCGACGATCGCCTTCGCGCTGGGCATCCTGCTGCCCCGCGGCGCCGAGGCGCTCGGTGCGGCCGTTGCGTTCGTCATCGCGGCCAGCATTCTCCACGGCACCACGGTGCTGCGGAGCGTTCAGGAGGTACTGCCGGTGCACTACTGGCAGCTCTGGACGCCGCTGTTCGACCGGGCCGGCGCCGCCCACCTCGGTACGGGTGTGCTGGTTCAGCTCGGCACGATCGTGGTCGCGGTCTGCGTCGCGCTGCTCGCCCTGCTCCGCCGCGACCCGGCCGCCTGA
- the purF gene encoding amidophosphoribosyltransferase, producing MPRGDGLLTHDLDPDGPGPQDACGVFGVWAPGEEVAKLTYFGLYALQHRGQEAAGIAVSDGSGVVVYKDLGLVSQVFDEASLASLWGHIAVGHCRYSTTGGPGWENAQPTLRSTTAGTTIALAHNGNLVNAVELAHRAAKLGLDAGATNDTALVTTLLASRPDLSVEAAALELLPTLRGAFSFVFCDEDTLYAARDPQGIHPLVLGRLERGWVVASETAALDIVGASVVREVEPGELLAIDEHGLRSERFANPEPKGCLFEYVYLARPDTTIAGRNVYATRVEIGRRLAQEYPVEADLVIPSPESGTPAAIGYADESGISYGMGLVKNAYVGRTFIQPSQTIRQLGIRLKLNPLREQIRGKRVVVVDDSIVRGNTQRAIVRMLREAGALEVHVRIASPPVKWPCFYGIDFATRAELLANGLDTEGIRRSVGADTLGYVSLDNLIAATEQPRNRLCRACFDGVYPVELPADTLVGKHVLEGIGRRADSSTATSGPPAADAGAGRPSEARPQAADANPVSAGPGGADALRRP from the coding sequence GTGCCCCGAGGCGACGGGCTGCTGACCCACGATCTCGACCCGGACGGCCCCGGCCCGCAGGACGCGTGTGGCGTCTTCGGTGTCTGGGCACCGGGCGAAGAGGTCGCCAAACTCACCTATTTCGGTCTCTACGCACTGCAGCACCGCGGCCAGGAAGCGGCCGGCATCGCGGTCAGCGACGGCTCCGGCGTCGTGGTGTACAAGGACCTCGGCCTGGTCTCCCAGGTGTTCGACGAGGCCTCCCTGGCAAGTCTGTGGGGGCACATCGCGGTCGGCCACTGCCGCTACTCCACCACCGGCGGCCCCGGTTGGGAGAACGCGCAGCCCACCCTGCGGTCCACCACGGCCGGCACCACGATCGCGCTGGCGCACAACGGCAACCTGGTCAACGCGGTCGAGCTGGCCCACCGGGCCGCGAAGCTCGGCCTGGACGCCGGCGCCACCAACGACACCGCCCTGGTCACCACGCTGCTGGCCAGCCGCCCCGACCTGTCGGTCGAGGCGGCCGCGCTGGAACTGCTGCCGACCCTGCGCGGCGCGTTCAGCTTCGTGTTCTGCGACGAGGACACCCTCTACGCCGCCCGCGACCCGCAGGGCATCCACCCGCTGGTGCTGGGCCGGTTGGAGCGGGGCTGGGTGGTCGCGTCCGAGACCGCCGCGCTGGACATCGTCGGCGCCTCGGTGGTCCGCGAGGTCGAGCCGGGCGAGCTGCTCGCCATCGACGAGCACGGGCTGCGCAGCGAGCGGTTCGCGAACCCGGAGCCCAAGGGCTGCCTGTTCGAGTACGTCTACCTGGCCCGGCCGGACACCACCATCGCCGGCCGCAACGTGTACGCGACGCGGGTGGAGATCGGCCGCCGGCTCGCCCAGGAGTACCCGGTCGAGGCCGACCTGGTGATCCCGAGCCCGGAGTCCGGTACGCCGGCGGCGATCGGCTACGCCGACGAGTCCGGCATCTCCTACGGCATGGGGCTGGTCAAGAACGCCTACGTCGGCCGCACGTTCATCCAGCCGTCGCAGACGATCCGCCAGCTCGGCATCCGGCTCAAGCTCAACCCGCTGCGCGAGCAGATCCGCGGCAAGCGGGTCGTGGTGGTGGACGACTCGATCGTGCGCGGCAACACCCAGCGGGCCATCGTCCGAATGCTGCGCGAGGCCGGTGCGCTGGAGGTGCACGTCCGGATCGCGTCGCCGCCGGTCAAGTGGCCGTGCTTCTACGGCATCGACTTCGCCACCCGCGCCGAGCTGCTGGCGAACGGGCTGGACACCGAGGGCATCCGCCGGTCGGTCGGCGCCGACACCCTCGGCTACGTGTCGCTGGACAACCTGATCGCGGCGACCGAGCAGCCCCGTAACCGGCTCTGCCGGGCCTGCTTCGACGGGGTCTACCCGGTCGAGCTGCCGGCCGACACCCTGGTCGGCAAGCACGTCCTGGAAGGCATCGGCCGACGCGCCGACAGTTCGACCGCCACGTCCGGCCCACCGGCCGCCGACGCTGGCGCCGGCCGCCCGAGCGAGGCGCGGCCACAGGCAGCGGATG
- a CDS encoding 2-phosphosulfolactate phosphatase has product MTESVFTQPGAGVRFEWGLAGAAELSRVCAALVVVDVLSFTTSVTIAVERGFRVHPFPWNDQAEQYAQRIGAAVAVGRSATTPKRPWSLSPSALRSAPVVPDLVLPSPNGATICAAAQSSGIPVLAGCLRNASAVADLLRSDGYGTPEAPIGVIAAGERWPDGTLRPSVEDLLGAAAVLDGLTGGELSVEAAAAVAVLYGMPDVPAAVRGSASGRELTNYGFGADVDLAVERDASTEVPVLRSGVFTGGRVPRTR; this is encoded by the coding sequence ATGACCGAGTCGGTGTTCACCCAGCCCGGTGCGGGCGTCCGGTTCGAGTGGGGGCTGGCCGGCGCGGCCGAACTGAGCCGGGTGTGCGCCGCGCTCGTCGTCGTGGACGTGCTGTCGTTCACCACGTCGGTGACCATCGCGGTCGAGCGTGGTTTCCGGGTGCACCCGTTCCCGTGGAACGACCAGGCCGAGCAGTACGCGCAGCGGATCGGTGCGGCGGTCGCGGTGGGCCGGTCGGCGACGACCCCGAAGCGGCCGTGGTCGCTGTCGCCGTCGGCGCTGCGGTCGGCGCCGGTGGTACCCGATCTGGTGTTGCCGTCGCCGAACGGGGCGACCATCTGTGCCGCGGCCCAGTCCAGCGGGATCCCGGTGCTCGCCGGCTGCCTGCGCAACGCGAGCGCGGTCGCCGACCTGCTCCGCTCGGACGGGTACGGGACGCCCGAGGCACCGATCGGCGTGATCGCCGCGGGCGAGCGCTGGCCGGACGGCACGCTGCGGCCGAGCGTCGAGGACCTGCTCGGCGCCGCGGCGGTACTGGACGGGCTGACCGGCGGTGAGCTGTCGGTCGAGGCCGCCGCGGCGGTGGCGGTGCTGTACGGGATGCCGGACGTGCCGGCGGCCGTCCGCGGCAGCGCCTCCGGCCGCGAACTGACCAACTACGGCTTCGGCGCCGACGTCGATCTCGCGGTCGAGCGCGACGCCAGCACCGAGGTGCCGGTGCTGCGTTCCGGCGTCTTCACCGGCGGCCGGGTCCCCCGGACCCGCTGA
- a CDS encoding sterol carrier family protein: MTARTRSRGPDPAAVAAAAAELDAGRTPPAAVLRDATRVLLGWLAERAPGHSVEVRVPPYGAIQCIAGPRHTRGTPPNVIETDPLTWVRLATGRTAWADAVAAGSVRASGVRADLSHELPLAR, translated from the coding sequence GTGACCGCCCGTACTCGTTCCCGCGGACCGGACCCGGCCGCGGTCGCCGCGGCCGCCGCCGAGCTGGACGCCGGGCGTACCCCGCCCGCGGCGGTGCTGCGAGATGCGACCAGGGTGCTGTTGGGCTGGCTGGCCGAGCGCGCGCCGGGGCATTCGGTCGAGGTCCGCGTCCCGCCGTACGGGGCGATCCAGTGCATCGCCGGCCCCCGGCACACCCGCGGGACGCCGCCGAACGTGATCGAGACCGACCCGCTGACCTGGGTCCGGCTGGCCACCGGTCGCACCGCGTGGGCCGACGCGGTCGCCGCCGGCTCCGTCCGGGCGAGTGGCGTGCGGGCCGACCTCAGCCACGAGCTGCCGCTGGCCCGGTGA
- the purQ gene encoding phosphoribosylformylglycinamidine synthase subunit PurQ, with amino-acid sequence MSRIGVVTFPGSLDDRDAQRAIRLSGAEPVALWHDDADLHGVDAVVLPGGFSYGDYLRCGAIARFSPAMMSIVDAANAGLPVLGICNGFQILCEAHLLPGALTRNGHLHFRNRDQWLRVEQTDTAWTNAYQPGAEILIPVKNGEGCYVADPATLEELETTGRVVFRYVRGNPNGSQHDIAGVRNAAGNVVGLMPHPEHAVEALTGPSTDGLGIFAAVLAHLGTAVPAASRDRR; translated from the coding sequence GTGAGCCGGATCGGGGTCGTCACGTTCCCCGGCTCGCTGGACGATCGGGACGCGCAGCGCGCGATCCGGCTGTCCGGGGCCGAACCGGTCGCACTCTGGCACGACGACGCGGACCTGCACGGGGTCGACGCGGTCGTGCTGCCCGGCGGCTTCTCGTACGGGGACTACCTGCGCTGCGGCGCGATCGCCCGGTTCTCCCCGGCGATGATGTCCATCGTGGATGCCGCGAACGCCGGGCTGCCGGTGTTGGGCATCTGCAACGGTTTCCAGATCCTCTGCGAGGCGCACCTGCTGCCCGGTGCGCTGACCCGCAACGGGCACCTGCACTTCCGCAACCGGGACCAGTGGCTGCGGGTCGAGCAGACCGACACCGCGTGGACCAACGCGTACCAGCCGGGCGCGGAGATCCTGATCCCGGTGAAGAACGGCGAGGGTTGCTACGTCGCGGATCCGGCCACGCTGGAGGAGCTGGAGACGACCGGCCGGGTCGTCTTCCGGTACGTGCGGGGCAACCCGAACGGTTCGCAGCACGACATCGCCGGGGTGCGCAACGCAGCCGGCAACGTGGTCGGGCTGATGCCGCACCCGGAACACGCGGTCGAGGCGCTGACCGGTCCGTCCACCGACGGCCTCGGCATCTTCGCGGCCGTCCTGGCACACCTTGGCACCGCGGTGCCCGCGGCGAGTCGGGATCGGCGGTAG
- a CDS encoding ABC transporter ATP-binding protein, giving the protein MTATMISAEHLTKRYGRRPVVRDLSLAVEAGQVCALLGPNGAGKTSTMRMLLGLSTPDGGRARLLGEPVALGAPVLRRVGVLIDGPALVPHLSGRANLRLLWSAAGRHWPPPGLDAALELAGLGDALDRKVRGYSMGMRQRLMLAQALMRQPEVLILDEPANGLDPAEVRALRERLATLARQGAAVLVSSHQLAEVQQLATHVVVLRHGRLVAAGPLADLVGTAGSLEEAYLTMTGEEDERAAR; this is encoded by the coding sequence ATGACGGCCACCATGATCAGCGCCGAGCACCTGACCAAGCGGTACGGGCGGCGACCGGTGGTGCGCGACCTCAGCCTCGCCGTCGAGGCCGGCCAGGTCTGCGCGCTGCTCGGGCCGAACGGCGCCGGCAAGACGTCCACCATGCGGATGCTGCTCGGACTGTCCACACCGGACGGTGGCCGGGCCCGGCTGCTCGGCGAGCCGGTCGCGCTGGGCGCTCCGGTACTGCGCCGGGTCGGGGTGCTGATCGACGGGCCGGCGCTCGTGCCGCACCTGTCCGGCCGGGCCAACCTGCGGCTGCTCTGGTCGGCGGCCGGCCGGCACTGGCCGCCACCCGGGCTCGACGCCGCGCTGGAGCTGGCCGGGCTGGGCGACGCGCTGGACCGGAAGGTACGCGGCTACTCGATGGGCATGCGACAGCGGCTGATGCTCGCACAGGCGCTGATGCGGCAGCCGGAGGTGCTCATCCTGGACGAGCCGGCCAACGGCCTGGACCCGGCCGAGGTGCGCGCGCTGCGCGAACGGCTCGCCACGCTGGCCCGGCAGGGCGCCGCCGTCCTCGTCTCCAGCCACCAGCTGGCCGAGGTGCAGCAACTCGCCACCCACGTGGTGGTGCTCCGGCACGGCCGGCTGGTCGCCGCCGGACCGCTGGCCGACCTGGTCGGTACCGCCGGATCGCTGGAAGAGGCGTACCTGACCATGACCGGAGAAGAGGACGAACGTGCTGCGCGTTGA
- a CDS encoding ArsR/SmtB family transcription factor translates to METNEAGEAWDVLGDRSRRAIVTRLAERPWAVGELADELPISRPAVSQHLRVLKSAGLVDDEVRGTRRVYRLNPAGVAALRDQLDTFWRRALAGYQDLLPGDRQPPKSEPEESS, encoded by the coding sequence GTGGAGACTAACGAAGCCGGTGAAGCGTGGGACGTACTGGGTGACCGGTCCCGACGCGCGATCGTGACCAGGCTGGCGGAGCGGCCGTGGGCCGTCGGCGAGCTCGCCGACGAGCTGCCGATCAGCCGGCCGGCGGTGTCGCAGCACCTGCGGGTACTCAAGTCGGCCGGGCTGGTCGATGACGAGGTGCGCGGCACCCGCCGGGTCTACCGGCTCAACCCGGCCGGCGTCGCAGCGCTCCGGGACCAGCTCGACACGTTCTGGCGCCGCGCATTGGCCGGCTACCAGGACCTGCTGCCGGGCGACCGGCAACCACCGAAATCCGAACCCGAGGAGTCATCGTGA
- a CDS encoding SRPBCC family protein, with protein sequence MTSTETTTVVRSVVVPVDAERAFATFTQRFGDFKPPEHNLLSVPIAETTLEPRVGGGIVDRGVDGSECRWARILAYDPPNRVVFSWDIGPTWQVESDPESNSSEVEVRFVAEAPDRTRVELEHRHLDRHGPGWEGVRDGIADDRGWPLYLARYANLFATTG encoded by the coding sequence GTGACCAGCACCGAGACCACCACCGTCGTCCGTTCCGTGGTCGTACCGGTGGACGCCGAGCGCGCGTTCGCCACGTTCACGCAGCGGTTCGGCGACTTCAAGCCGCCCGAGCACAACCTGCTGTCGGTACCGATCGCGGAGACGACGCTGGAGCCGCGGGTCGGCGGCGGCATCGTCGACCGCGGCGTCGACGGCAGCGAATGCCGCTGGGCCCGGATCCTCGCGTACGACCCGCCGAACCGGGTCGTGTTCAGCTGGGACATCGGGCCGACCTGGCAGGTGGAGAGCGACCCGGAGAGCAACAGCAGCGAGGTCGAGGTGCGGTTCGTCGCCGAGGCGCCCGACCGGACCCGGGTCGAACTGGAACACCGGCACCTCGACCGGCACGGCCCCGGCTGGGAGGGCGTCCGCGACGGCATCGCCGACGACCGCGGCTGGCCGCTCTACCTCGCCCGATACGCCAACCTGTTCGCCACCACCGGCTGA
- a CDS encoding PadR family transcriptional regulator, producing the protein MHSNDAQMLVLTVLADRPLHGYAINAAIEQLTGSRLGPGSLYGALSRLEARELIQPVEGAGESAERHRTMQITGAGREVLRAELQQMARVSAAGLRALGATRP; encoded by the coding sequence ATGCACAGCAACGACGCGCAGATGCTCGTGCTCACCGTGCTGGCCGACCGGCCGCTGCACGGGTACGCGATCAACGCCGCGATCGAGCAGCTCACCGGCAGCCGGCTCGGCCCGGGCAGCCTGTACGGCGCGCTGTCCCGGCTGGAGGCGCGCGAGCTGATCCAACCGGTCGAGGGCGCCGGCGAGTCCGCCGAGCGGCACCGCACCATGCAGATCACCGGCGCCGGCCGCGAGGTGTTGCGGGCCGAGCTACAGCAGATGGCCCGCGTCTCCGCGGCCGGCCTGCGGGCACTCGGGGCGACGCGGCCATGA
- the purL gene encoding phosphoribosylformylglycinamidine synthase subunit PurL, giving the protein MTDSEKPVLDTVPRAADTPEQAQPYAELGLADDEYQRIRQILGRRPTQSELAMYSIMWSEHCSYKSSKVHLRQFGEKTPKDTRMLAGIGENAGVVRVSDELAVTFKVESHNHPSYVEPHQGAATGVGGIVRDILAMGARPIAVMDQIRFGAADHPDTARVLPGVVAGISTYGNCLGLPNIGGELVFDSCYQGNPLVNALSVGVLPVARLQRKEAEGEGNVVVLVGAKTGRDGIGGVSVLASATFDETSQQRRPSVQVGDPFMEKLLIESCLELYDAGLVAGIQDLGGAGLTCALSETAAAANTGMLIDLDRVPLREASMDPHEVLASESQERMLLVVEPPKLDAVLAVCAKWGVLATALGTVTGVGDKLTIRWHGETVVDAPPASLADDGPVYARPLREPADRVLLTADVAETLPRPSTPDELRDTLLRMVAAPNLADKTWVTEQYDRYVLGNTVLAQPEDAGVLRLSEDSNLGIALATDGNGRYARLDPYQGAQLALAEAYRNVAVTGAEPIAVTDCLNFGSPEDPEVMWQFAEAVRGIADGCQQLGIPVTGGNVSFYNQTGRTPIDPTPVLGVLGLLSDVRQRIPMGFKPSADGRGDLLILLGETKPELSGSEWAATVHGHLGGTPPTVDLDHERRLAELLRAAGSHGLITAAHDVSDGGLAMTLVEGCLRHDAGVRVLLPDGFTEGTDPFVFLFSESSGRVLVSVPRGMQAAFTALCAEHQVPWTGIGMIDPDSRELAVAHQFTVPLDELRTAWSGTLPALFGAPAEAAALATDA; this is encoded by the coding sequence ATGACAGACAGCGAGAAGCCCGTGCTGGACACCGTGCCGCGCGCGGCCGACACGCCGGAACAGGCCCAGCCGTACGCGGAACTCGGCCTTGCCGACGACGAGTACCAGCGGATCCGGCAGATCCTCGGCCGCCGGCCGACCCAGTCCGAGCTCGCGATGTACTCGATCATGTGGTCCGAGCACTGCTCGTACAAGAGCAGCAAGGTCCACTTGCGACAGTTCGGCGAGAAGACGCCGAAGGACACCCGGATGCTCGCCGGCATCGGCGAGAACGCCGGCGTGGTCCGGGTTTCCGACGAACTGGCCGTCACGTTCAAGGTGGAGAGCCACAACCACCCGAGCTACGTGGAACCGCACCAGGGTGCGGCGACCGGCGTCGGCGGCATCGTCCGCGACATCCTCGCGATGGGTGCCCGCCCGATCGCGGTAATGGACCAGATCCGGTTCGGCGCGGCCGACCACCCGGACACCGCCCGGGTACTGCCGGGCGTCGTCGCCGGCATCTCCACCTACGGCAACTGCCTCGGGCTGCCGAACATCGGCGGCGAGCTGGTCTTCGACTCGTGCTACCAGGGCAACCCGCTGGTCAACGCGCTGTCCGTCGGCGTCCTGCCGGTGGCCCGGTTGCAGCGCAAGGAGGCCGAGGGCGAGGGCAACGTCGTCGTCCTGGTCGGCGCGAAGACCGGCCGGGACGGCATCGGCGGCGTCTCGGTCCTCGCATCCGCCACGTTCGACGAGACCAGCCAGCAGCGCCGCCCGTCGGTACAGGTCGGCGATCCGTTCATGGAGAAGCTGCTGATCGAGTCCTGCCTGGAGCTGTACGACGCCGGCCTGGTCGCCGGCATCCAGGACCTCGGCGGCGCCGGCCTGACCTGCGCGCTGTCCGAGACCGCCGCGGCGGCCAACACCGGCATGCTGATCGACCTCGACCGGGTACCGCTGCGCGAGGCGTCGATGGACCCGCACGAGGTGCTCGCGTCCGAGTCGCAGGAGCGGATGCTGCTCGTGGTCGAGCCGCCGAAGCTCGACGCGGTGCTCGCCGTCTGCGCCAAGTGGGGGGTACTCGCCACCGCGCTCGGCACCGTCACCGGAGTCGGCGACAAGCTTACGATCCGCTGGCACGGCGAGACCGTGGTCGACGCGCCGCCGGCGAGTCTCGCCGACGACGGCCCGGTGTACGCGCGGCCGCTGCGCGAGCCGGCCGACCGGGTGCTGCTGACCGCCGACGTGGCCGAGACGCTGCCCCGACCGTCCACACCGGACGAACTGCGGGACACGCTGCTGCGCATGGTCGCGGCGCCGAACCTCGCGGACAAGACCTGGGTGACCGAGCAGTACGACCGGTACGTGCTGGGCAACACCGTGCTGGCGCAGCCGGAGGACGCCGGCGTGCTGCGGCTGTCGGAGGACTCCAACCTCGGGATCGCGCTCGCCACCGACGGCAACGGCCGGTACGCCCGGCTCGACCCGTACCAGGGCGCGCAGCTGGCGCTGGCCGAGGCGTACCGGAACGTCGCGGTGACCGGCGCCGAGCCGATCGCGGTGACCGACTGCCTCAACTTCGGCAGCCCGGAGGACCCGGAGGTGATGTGGCAGTTCGCCGAGGCGGTCCGCGGCATCGCCGACGGCTGCCAGCAGCTCGGCATCCCGGTCACCGGCGGCAACGTCAGCTTCTACAACCAGACCGGCCGCACCCCGATCGACCCCACCCCGGTGCTCGGCGTGCTCGGGCTGCTTTCCGATGTGCGGCAACGCATCCCGATGGGGTTCAAGCCCAGCGCGGACGGCCGCGGCGACCTGCTGATCCTGCTCGGCGAGACGAAGCCGGAGCTGTCCGGGTCGGAGTGGGCGGCCACCGTGCACGGTCACCTCGGCGGTACCCCGCCGACCGTCGACCTGGACCACGAGCGGCGGCTGGCCGAGCTGCTGCGCGCCGCCGGCTCGCACGGGCTGATCACCGCCGCGCACGACGTGTCCGACGGCGGCCTTGCGATGACCCTGGTCGAGGGGTGCCTGCGGCACGACGCCGGTGTCCGGGTGCTGCTGCCGGACGGGTTCACCGAGGGGACGGACCCGTTCGTGTTCCTGTTCTCCGAGTCCTCCGGCCGGGTGCTCGTGTCGGTACCGCGGGGCATGCAGGCCGCGTTCACCGCGCTCTGCGCCGAGCACCAGGTGCCGTGGACCGGCATCGGCATGATCGACCCGGACAGCCGGGAGCTGGCGGTGGCACACCAGTTCACCGTGCCGCTGGACGAGCTGCGTACGGCGTGGTCCGGGACGCTCCCGGCCCTGTTCGGCGCTCCTGCCGAGGCGGCGGCGCTGGCCACGGACGCCTGA
- a CDS encoding carboxypeptidase regulatory-like domain-containing protein — MATPAHTRGRRRRASLATAVGLAVGLMLAGVAATPAIAAPTLSVSASPDTVDLKVGGDNRTISINIQTSEPAENVSAVVSVPLADSGVTIKGSQGASCVATGQNQLNCPVGHMDPGKAKAIYVTVAAPQQSEIAAGDSRSGSGQVQVTAAGAPQPGSASFNMTLSNDAPQSVGQISGSVLSAKDGSAIANAKVTLTDSAGTSRQATTNANGEFSWTPSDDQTLAAGQITATVDVDGYKQAKQTQNGTNGQPLAFSPFKLTKIAKAKPTKTHAKAASPTPSEAPKDDGGGLGTIVWVLIILGALLVVGGIVAIVLLMRKKDDDGDGPGGSGDGILPFNDGPEPTGYPQRGAGETAVISAVPGGDDAPTMVHNGPLVRDDGYPPYGGAGQTQAYGAENGQTQVYGGQTQAYGADAPSGATQVYGGETQVYGAQPPAGPPAGDATGTYGGQQGPSQPWQQSDRGVGGSYEGTMYGRGPGSAPTSGAAPASGAPTSGYPGSGAAPTSGYPGGQPTSGAAPTSGYPGGQPAGGYPGGQPASGANPASGGGYPQSGGAPAGGYGQGGGYGQPAGQYGQGQQYGQGGQQYGQPAGPGQQYGQGGQQYGQQRPELNEPTGVWQPGQQQPGRPQQQPRPAPPSGDETRLDRNDGVDWLD, encoded by the coding sequence ATGGCAACGCCAGCGCACACCCGCGGGCGTCGACGCCGGGCGAGCCTGGCCACGGCGGTCGGCCTGGCCGTCGGGCTCATGCTGGCCGGGGTGGCGGCCACCCCGGCCATCGCCGCACCCACCCTGTCGGTCAGCGCCAGCCCGGACACCGTCGACCTGAAGGTCGGCGGTGACAACCGCACGATCAGCATCAACATCCAGACGTCCGAGCCCGCGGAGAACGTCTCGGCGGTGGTCAGCGTGCCGCTCGCCGACTCCGGCGTGACGATCAAGGGCTCGCAGGGCGCCAGCTGCGTCGCCACCGGGCAGAACCAGCTCAACTGCCCGGTCGGGCACATGGACCCGGGCAAGGCGAAGGCTATCTACGTCACCGTCGCCGCGCCGCAGCAGAGCGAGATCGCGGCCGGCGACAGCCGCAGCGGTAGCGGCCAGGTGCAGGTCACCGCGGCCGGCGCACCGCAGCCCGGCTCGGCGTCGTTCAACATGACGCTGTCCAACGACGCCCCGCAGTCGGTCGGCCAGATCTCCGGGTCGGTGCTGTCGGCGAAGGACGGCTCGGCGATCGCCAACGCCAAGGTCACGCTGACCGACAGCGCCGGTACCAGCCGGCAGGCCACCACCAACGCGAACGGCGAGTTCAGCTGGACGCCGAGCGACGACCAGACGCTCGCCGCGGGGCAGATCACCGCGACCGTGGACGTCGACGGGTACAAGCAGGCCAAGCAGACGCAGAACGGCACCAACGGTCAGCCGCTGGCGTTCTCCCCGTTCAAGCTCACCAAGATCGCCAAGGCGAAACCGACGAAGACGCACGCCAAGGCGGCGTCGCCGACGCCGAGCGAGGCACCGAAGGACGACGGCGGCGGGCTCGGCACCATCGTCTGGGTCCTGATCATCCTCGGCGCGTTGCTGGTGGTCGGCGGCATCGTCGCGATCGTTCTGCTGATGCGCAAGAAGGACGACGACGGCGACGGTCCGGGCGGCTCGGGCGACGGGATCCTGCCGTTCAACGACGGTCCCGAACCGACCGGGTACCCGCAGCGCGGCGCCGGCGAGACCGCGGTGATCAGCGCGGTGCCCGGCGGCGACGACGCGCCGACGATGGTGCACAACGGGCCGCTGGTCCGCGACGACGGCTACCCGCCGTACGGGGGCGCCGGCCAGACGCAGGCCTACGGCGCCGAGAACGGCCAGACCCAGGTGTACGGCGGCCAGACCCAGGCGTACGGGGCGGACGCGCCCAGCGGCGCCACCCAGGTCTACGGCGGCGAGACCCAGGTGTACGGAGCGCAGCCACCCGCCGGTCCGCCCGCCGGCGACGCGACCGGCACGTACGGCGGGCAACAAGGTCCGTCCCAACCGTGGCAGCAGTCCGACCGCGGCGTCGGCGGTTCCTACGAGGGCACCATGTACGGCCGCGGTCCCGGCTCCGCGCCGACCTCCGGCGCGGCACCCGCGTCCGGCGCCCCGACCAGCGGTTACCCCGGCTCGGGTGCGGCTCCGACCAGCGGTTACCCGGGCGGGCAGCCGACCAGTGGCGCGGCCCCGACCAGCGGTTACCCGGGCGGGCAGCCGGCCGGCGGTTACCCGGGCGGGCAGCCGGCCAGCGGCGCGAACCCGGCGAGCGGCGGCGGGTACCCGCAGTCCGGCGGCGCGCCGGCCGGTGGCTACGGCCAGGGCGGCGGCTACGGTCAGCCGGCCGGGCAGTACGGCCAGGGCCAGCAGTACGGGCAGGGCGGTCAGCAGTACGGGCAACCGGCCGGGCCGGGTCAGCAGTACGGGCAGGGCGGCCAGCAGTACGGGCAGCAGCGGCCGGAGCTGAACGAACCGACCGGTGTCTGGCAGCCCGGCCAGCAGCAGCCGGGCCGGCCGCAACAGCAGCCGCGGCCGGCGCCGCCGTCCGGCGACGAGACCCGGCTGGACCGCAACGACGGCGTCGACTGGCTCGACTGA